In the Juglans microcarpa x Juglans regia isolate MS1-56 chromosome 6D, Jm3101_v1.0, whole genome shotgun sequence genome, one interval contains:
- the LOC121235225 gene encoding exodeoxyribonuclease-like yields MKPKILSWNVKGINDVNKRLRIRSLLCSWKIDIVCLQETKLSFIDRNIICSLWDYAFVGWSYLASLGASGGVLLMWDKWVVELVEYCIGNYFVAGSFKTIEDGWRWAFAGVYGLNVDKERRLLWEELAGLFHLWDVPWCLCGDFNIVWFPSERTDATTLSVAMEEFSQLIFYMNLVDLPLAGGLYLV; encoded by the exons atgaagcctaaaatcctCTCTTGGAATGTAAAGGGGATTA atgatgtcaaCAAGCGTCTCCGTATTAGATCCCTCCTCTGTAGCTGGAAAATTGATATTGTATGTCTTCAAGAAACTAAGTTgagttttattgatagaaacatCATTTGTAGTTTGTGGGATTATGCTTTTGTGGGTTGGAGTTATCTTGCTTCGTTGGGTGCTTCAGGAGGTGTGTTGTTGATGTGGGATAAGTGGGTGGTGGAGTTAGTAGAATATTGCATTGGGAATTATTTTGTGGCTGGTTCTTTTAAAACCATTGAGGATGGGTGGCGATGGGCTTTTGCGGGTGTGTATGGGCTTAATGTGGATAAGGAGAGAAGGCttttgtgggaggagttggcgggttTGTTTCATTTGTGGGATGTGCCTTGGTGTTTGTGTGGGGACTTTAATATTGTTTGGTTTCCCAGTGAGAGGACGGATGCAACTACTTTATCTGTGGCTATGGAAGAGTTTTCGCAGctgattttttatatgaatcttgTGGATCTTCCATTGGCAGGGGGTTTATACTTGGTGTAA
- the LOC121235222 gene encoding uncharacterized protein LOC121235222, which produces MLPKAFALVKLLFSSHHLLSFPRESVSKLLLVFTTATYSTKSPTQVERVEVVDHPKNSIDVLRKWGCSDDDISKIIVRRPYLRQADIADLQSKLNMLSGLGIGAHDLLKMINCRSKFLSFRINHCFDERLEFFMTLFESREVLAKAIVRDPSLLTYDFNNMIKPAIALYQEVGVSRKDLIPMLLSRPTMIPRTSFDEEKMEYIRKTGISKDSKMYKYVVTIIGISRHETIRQKVGNFEKFGFSNDEIFNLFGRSPLMLTLSVDKVQRNMTFVLGTMKLPASVVLQYPFLLYSSLDTVLKPRVLLAGKIDDMGLDSQIKRPTMLRALRMTEMRFLKVFVKCHPKDVADELLEFYKCAKGIKRLAEASKKNIRLGFPF; this is translated from the coding sequence ATGTTACCAAAAGCCTTCGCTTtggttaaattattattttcatcgCACCATTTGCTCTCATTTCCTAGGGAATCAGTTTCAAAACTTTTGCTGGTCTTCACGACTGCCACGTATTCGACAAAAAGTCCAACCCAAGTTGAAAGGGTAGAAGTTGTAGACCACCCAAAAAACTCCATTGATGTTCTGAGGAAATGGGGTTGTAGTGATGATGATATATCGAAGATAATTGTCCGCCGCCCTTATTTACGCCAGGCCGACATTGCCGACCTTCAATCCAAACTTAACATGCTCAGTGGCTTGGGTATTGGAGCTCATGATCTTTTGAAGATGATCAATTGTCGCTCCAAGTTTCTAAGTTTTCGAATAAATCATTGCTTTGATGAGCggcttgaattttttatgacattgtTTGAGTCAAGGGAAGTGCTTGCTAAAGCTATTGTTAGGGACCCTTCACTTTTAACATATGACTTCAATAACATGATCAAGCCTGCCATTGCACTGTATCAAGAGGTGGGTGTTAGTAGAAAGGACTTGATTCCTATGCTCCTTTCCCGGCCCACCATGATACCTCGAACTTCATTCGATGAAGAGAAAATGGAATATATTCGCAAAACTGGGATTTCCAAGGATTCCAAGATGTATAAATATGTTGTTACAATCATCGGCATCTCACGCCACGAAACAATCCGTCAAAAGGtgggaaattttgaaaagttcgGGTTTTCAAATGATGAAATCTTCAATCTTTTTGGGAGATCCCCCCTTATGTTGACACTATCAGTTGATAAGGTACAGAGGAACATGACTTTCGTTTTGGGCACGATGAAGCTTCCTGCCAGTGTGGTCCTTCAGTATCCATTTCTATTGTACTCTAGCTTGGATACTGTGTTAAAGCCACGAGTCCTTCTTGCAGGGAAGATAGATGACATGGGTCTTGATTCGCAGATTAAGCGACCCACAATGCTTAGGGCACTGAGGATGACAGAGATGAGGTTTTTAAAGGTGTTTGTCAAGTGTCACCCGAAAGATGTTGCTGATGAATTGTTAGAGTTCTACAAATGCGCCAAAGGGATCAAGCGATTGGCAGAAGCCTCAAAGAAAAACATTCGCTTGGGATTCCCATTTTGA